The Rana temporaria chromosome 4, aRanTem1.1, whole genome shotgun sequence genome contains a region encoding:
- the LOC120936708 gene encoding extensin-like, which yields MATLEPEPQHSEASTSNATRPLAEQPPVNIAHIGPPRALRRRAPAPDPALDRMLDIMTNMSDRMSNRSYGQNVAKCLGELIDKVPPNLQAVVLSCTARYISTFIPPTEADDLSEPPPPYGPYANKRTEHVPTPPTTHFSPPPVTLWTGPQLSDQPPRPTPPPTSAHHPFTTTLSHLPPVPTPSTHTSLNPFPYTQPSSYHPHSPFPHLSTPPVTYSTLPPTTLSSYHPPPSTYPALTTTPTSHYPHRPRQSTFRNAPTRTPPPPQATPPSNWSGEDSTTSTWPPFAHALSVAMSPHGEEDSSPNLQQL from the coding sequence ATGGCTACTCTGGAGCCGGAACCGCAGCACTCCGAGGCATCAACTTCTAATGCAACAAgaccacttgcagagcagcccccAGTTAACATTGCGCATATTGGACCTCCGCGTGCTCTGCGTAGGAGGGCTCCTGCTCCGGATCCAGCCCTGGATCGTATGTTGGACATTATGACCAACATGTCTGACCGGATGAGCAACAGATCGTATGGCCAAAATGTAGCAAAATGTCTGGGGGAACTAATCGACAAAGTTCCCCCAAATCTGCAAGCGGTGGTGCTGTCCTGTACGGCTAGATACATCTCGACATTTATACCCCCGACAGAAGCTGACGATTTATCCGAACCACCACCACCCTATGGCCCATATGCCAATAAACGGACCGAGCATGTCCCAACACCACCCACGACCCATTTCTCCCCACCACCCGTTACCCTTTGGACAGGACCACAGCTTTCCGACCAACCTCCTCGACCAACACCACCACCGACTTCTGCGCACCATCCTTTCACCACCACTCTATCTCATTTACCTCCTGTGCCAACACCTTCCACTCACACTTCTCTGAATCCTTTTCCTTATACACAACCTTCTTCTTACCACCCTCATTCTCCTTTTCCTCATCTCTCAACACCACCTGTCACATACAGTACTCTGCCTCCTACAacactttcttcttaccacccacCACCTTCTACTTACCCTGCGTTAACGACTACACCTACATCACATTACCCACATCGACCGAGACAATCGACTTTCAGGAATGCCCCAACacgaacaccaccaccaccacaagcaaCACCACCTTCCAATTGGTCAGGGGAAGACAGCACCACCTCCACTTGGCCCCCTTTTGCCCACGCACTGTCGGTCGCCATGTCACCGCACGGGGAAGAGGACTCCTCCCCAAATTTACAGCAATTGTAA